A single region of the Lysinibacillus sp. B2A1 genome encodes:
- a CDS encoding ABC transporter ATP-binding protein has product MRLSTLIQKNFCKQEFYDRGEKMALLEVKNIGMHYAQIPFLFKRGQQSPVLQKATFSLQEGECLGIVGQSGSGKSTLGRIILGIERPTNGEVLFQGVNLYQATSKQKKMIRRDLQAVFQNSYHSFNPKQTIFDILEEPFLNFDHFSKSERQQKVRELLESVELEWTMAQNYPSQLSGGQQQRVNIARALALNPKLIVLDEAISSLDMILQKTIIQLLQTLQKERQLAYIFISHDLQATRFISDRILVMQQGQLVEEIGKDGAYHHPASQELYNAILPSHPRERIIKTKHI; this is encoded by the coding sequence ATAGAGGTGAAAAAATGGCGCTGCTAGAAGTGAAAAATATTGGGATGCATTATGCGCAAATACCGTTTCTATTTAAACGTGGACAGCAATCTCCTGTATTACAAAAGGCAACATTTTCACTTCAAGAGGGTGAATGTCTTGGAATCGTCGGTCAAAGTGGTTCAGGAAAAAGTACATTGGGCCGCATTATTTTAGGAATCGAGAGACCAACAAACGGTGAGGTGCTCTTTCAAGGTGTCAATTTATATCAAGCAACCAGCAAGCAAAAAAAAATGATACGTAGAGATTTACAAGCTGTCTTTCAAAATAGCTATCATTCATTTAACCCTAAACAGACGATTTTTGACATATTAGAAGAACCGTTCCTGAATTTTGACCATTTCAGCAAATCTGAGAGACAACAGAAAGTAAGAGAATTACTAGAAAGTGTAGAGTTAGAGTGGACAATGGCCCAAAACTATCCTTCACAGCTAAGTGGGGGTCAACAGCAACGAGTCAATATTGCTAGAGCTCTTGCGTTAAATCCAAAATTGATTGTATTAGATGAAGCCATTAGTAGTCTTGATATGATTTTGCAAAAGACGATTATTCAGTTACTACAAACACTACAAAAAGAGCGACAACTTGCTTATATATTCATTTCGCATGATTTACAAGCAACACGTTTTATTTCAGATCGTATCCTCGTCATGCAGCAAGGTCAGCTAGTAGAGGAGATTGGGAAAGATGGAGCGTATCATCACCCTGCCTCACAAGAACTATACAATGCTATTTTGCCATCGCACCCGCGAGAAAGAATAATTAAAACGAAACATATATAG
- a CDS encoding IS110 family transposase, translating to MNFNTNEKINQVSENTLVIGIDIAKYKHFACAIDDRGRVLQKSFPIAQSHMGFEAFYERLLALKAIHDKQEILVGFEPTGHYWMNLAAFLTNYGIPFVMVNPMHVNRSKELDDNLQTKNDQKDALVIARLMRDGRFSYPRILAGVEAELRNGATLRAKIQEDLNALQNRIIRWLDRFFPEFTQVFKSFGKMAYAVLEKTPLPSDINGKTPEELLFLYRQVEGMKSPQLPKAKQLGEVAESSIGVTEGLVMARFEIATLLSQIQLMQTQLEKLTAQLIEQAKQMTDYDYLASVPGIGDITIVDLLSEVGSLTQYAHPRQLIKLAGLTLRENSSGQQKGQKRISKRGRRQLRALLFRVMMPLIKHNPAFRALHEYYTTRANNPLRKKQSIVVLCGKLVKILHALCKKKTMFDEHQMMKDFAHLQMTA from the coding sequence ATGAATTTTAATACGAATGAAAAAATTAATCAAGTTTCTGAAAATACGCTTGTCATCGGTATTGACATCGCGAAGTATAAACATTTTGCATGTGCCATCGATGATCGTGGTCGTGTGCTTCAAAAATCATTTCCGATTGCTCAATCACACATGGGATTTGAAGCTTTTTATGAACGATTACTTGCGTTAAAGGCGATACATGATAAACAGGAAATCCTCGTTGGTTTCGAGCCAACAGGTCACTACTGGATGAACTTAGCTGCGTTTTTAACAAACTACGGCATTCCTTTTGTGATGGTGAATCCGATGCACGTCAATCGCTCGAAGGAACTCGATGATAACCTACAAACGAAAAATGACCAAAAGGATGCACTAGTGATTGCTCGTCTAATGCGCGATGGACGCTTCAGCTATCCACGTATTTTAGCGGGTGTAGAAGCAGAACTTCGCAACGGCGCGACATTGCGTGCCAAAATACAAGAAGACTTAAATGCGCTTCAAAATCGGATCATTCGTTGGCTCGATCGCTTTTTTCCTGAATTTACTCAAGTATTTAAAAGTTTTGGGAAGATGGCCTATGCGGTGCTTGAAAAAACACCTCTACCATCGGATATCAATGGAAAAACACCGGAAGAACTGCTCTTCCTTTATCGCCAAGTAGAGGGAATGAAAAGTCCCCAACTACCAAAGGCAAAGCAATTGGGCGAGGTAGCAGAAAGCTCCATTGGAGTGACAGAAGGTCTTGTGATGGCACGTTTTGAAATTGCCACACTCCTCTCTCAAATCCAATTGATGCAGACACAACTTGAAAAATTAACGGCACAGCTCATTGAGCAAGCCAAACAAATGACGGATTATGACTATTTAGCATCTGTTCCTGGAATTGGTGATATCACGATAGTCGATTTACTTTCAGAGGTCGGTTCACTCACACAATATGCGCATCCACGCCAATTAATCAAATTAGCGGGACTCACATTGCGTGAAAACTCCTCTGGTCAGCAAAAAGGACAAAAGCGCATCTCCAAGCGAGGTCGTCGTCAATTACGTGCGCTCCTGTTCCGCGTAATGATGCCGTTAATCAAACATAACCCAGCTTTTCGAGCGTTACACGAATACTACACCACACGTGCCAACAATCCACTGCGTAAAAAGCAATCGATCGTTGTGCTATGTGGCAAGTTAGTAAAGATTTTACATGCCTTGTGCAAAAAGAAAACGATGTTTGATGAACATCAAATGATGAAGGATTTCGCCCATCTTCAGATGACTGCCTAA
- a CDS encoding DNA mismatch repair protein MutT: MGYISELRKHIGSRPIISIGATILVVNDEKKILFQYRSDTLDWGLPGGSLELNETLEEAAARELHEETGLVADEFNLIGVFSGPNFYFQYPNGDEIYTVIHLYRAKNVSGVLEMKDGESLKLTYFGKNELPNHLENRTKMLLDHLGDNWWKLRNDTL; the protein is encoded by the coding sequence ATGGGATATATTTCAGAATTAAGGAAACATATCGGTAGTAGACCGATAATCAGCATTGGGGCGACAATACTTGTAGTTAACGATGAAAAGAAAATTCTATTTCAATATCGCTCCGATACGTTGGATTGGGGATTACCTGGCGGTTCATTAGAATTAAATGAAACGTTAGAAGAAGCAGCTGCTCGTGAACTTCATGAAGAAACAGGACTCGTAGCTGATGAATTTAACCTGATTGGTGTATTTTCAGGACCAAACTTTTATTTTCAATATCCAAATGGGGATGAAATCTATACCGTCATTCATCTTTATAGAGCGAAAAATGTCAGTGGTGTACTAGAAATGAAGGATGGTGAAAGTTTAAAACTTACATATTTTGGTAAAAATGAGCTACCAAATCATCTTGAGAACAGAACTAAAATGTTATTAGATCACCTTGGGGATAATTGGTGGAAATTAAGGAATGATACTCTTTAA
- a CDS encoding thioesterase, with product MEELIVEKAIQDIYPDDFAWCYGCGRLNNDGHHLRTGWQGENTITIYTPESKYMGIPGFIYGGLIASLIDCHGSGSAALALHRKNGHEIGDGAVPPRFVTANLNVDFLKPTPQHVPLKAIGTVEEIHPKRWKVETEVYAQDTLCARGTVVLVVMPSTFQKND from the coding sequence ATGGAAGAATTAATAGTAGAAAAAGCAATTCAAGATATTTATCCAGATGATTTCGCTTGGTGTTATGGGTGTGGCCGACTGAATAATGATGGTCATCACCTTCGAACTGGATGGCAAGGAGAAAATACTATTACAATCTATACACCTGAATCAAAATACATGGGTATTCCTGGATTTATTTATGGTGGTTTAATCGCATCATTGATTGATTGTCATGGATCAGGATCTGCAGCCCTTGCTCTGCATCGTAAAAATGGACACGAAATTGGTGATGGTGCAGTGCCACCTCGATTTGTAACTGCTAACCTTAATGTAGATTTCCTAAAACCAACACCACAACATGTCCCATTAAAAGCTATTGGGACTGTTGAAGAAATTCATCCGAAAAGATGGAAGGTTGAAACCGAAGTTTACGCACAAGATACTCTATGTGCTCGAGGTACAGTAGTTCTTGTTGTAATGCCTAGTACTTTTCAAAAAAATGATTAG
- a CDS encoding transcriptional regulator, producing the protein MIHGFSNKVRLQILECIKEKEKTVSQIVEELEGNQSNISQHLSCLKGCGIIVGRNEGKYCYYSLRNERIHELLDMFDNVLEDVQTDVAKCANHID; encoded by the coding sequence ATGATACATGGATTTTCAAATAAGGTAAGACTTCAGATTTTGGAGTGTATTAAAGAGAAGGAAAAGACTGTATCTCAAATTGTTGAGGAACTAGAAGGAAATCAGTCTAACATCTCACAACATTTATCCTGTTTAAAAGGTTGTGGCATTATAGTTGGTCGAAATGAAGGGAAATACTGCTACTATAGTTTGAGGAATGAACGTATTCATGAGCTTCTTGATATGTTTGATAACGTTTTAGAAGATGTTCAAACTGATGTTGCAAAATGTGCAAATCATATAGATTAG
- a CDS encoding SAM-dependent methyltransferase, with translation MNNTWNKIIYKIGSSFYDKFFNTGIFLKARKKVFQEIPFKNEQKILYVGIGTGADLELIDFADYDITAIDFSPDMLAIAKSKFKHSAINFFEMDAQKLIFEDDTFDYIVASLILSVVPDENKCFQEMIRVLKKDGKILIFDKFALKNQKSTLLKKLFRPFISMIGTDIGRSFEELINQNKQRIKIEKDDNVMLNGMYRYIEVIKL, from the coding sequence TTGAATAATACATGGAACAAGATTATATATAAAATCGGCTCTTCCTTCTATGATAAATTTTTTAACACAGGTATTTTTTTGAAGGCTAGAAAGAAGGTTTTTCAAGAGATTCCTTTTAAAAACGAACAAAAAATTTTATATGTAGGTATTGGTACTGGCGCAGATTTAGAATTAATCGATTTTGCTGATTATGATATAACAGCAATTGATTTTTCACCTGATATGCTTGCTATAGCTAAAAGTAAATTCAAGCACTCTGCAATAAATTTTTTCGAGATGGATGCTCAAAAATTAATATTTGAAGATGATACTTTTGATTATATTGTAGCTAGCTTAATACTATCAGTCGTCCCGGATGAAAATAAATGTTTTCAAGAGATGATACGTGTTCTAAAAAAAGATGGTAAAATTCTAATCTTTGATAAATTTGCTCTTAAAAATCAAAAAAGCACATTGCTAAAGAAACTGTTTAGACCATTTATTAGCATGATAGGAACCGATATTGGTCGAAGTTTTGAGGAGCTGATTAATCAAAATAAACAAAGAATAAAAATTGAAAAAGATGACAATGTAATGTTAAACGGAATGTATAGATATATAGAAGTAATTAAACTATAG
- a CDS encoding arsenic resistance protein has translation MISREKLENNQIFLYVIVLLLATAVGLFAPTIGKQLDVTISFVIAILMYSMFSQIPFTSLKESFSNRRFIWALLTVNYIVVPIIVWLLTMLLPDHPPLLLGVYLVLLTPCIDYVIVFTALGRGNEKAMLISTPILFISQMLLLPLYLWFFIGDEAANIVDPQPFLEAFLELIVIPLLLAIALQLFEKKSSAGNKLINLSACLPVPFMALTLFVVVSSQIGKLSTSIDWIIRVIPIYIAFMIIMPFISRLIAKWFKLDIESGRALIFSGSTRNSLVVLPLALSLPDHLSTLVAAIIVTQTIVEIIGEIIYIRVVPNLILRK, from the coding sequence ATGATTTCTAGAGAAAAATTAGAAAATAACCAAATTTTCCTGTATGTAATTGTTTTGTTGCTAGCCACAGCAGTAGGATTATTTGCCCCCACTATCGGAAAGCAGTTAGACGTTACGATTTCATTTGTAATTGCTATATTAATGTATAGCATGTTTTCACAAATCCCATTTACATCTTTAAAAGAATCATTTTCTAACCGACGTTTTATTTGGGCTCTACTAACTGTCAACTATATTGTTGTGCCTATTATTGTATGGCTGTTAACAATGCTATTACCAGATCATCCACCTTTATTACTCGGTGTCTATTTAGTTTTACTTACACCATGTATTGACTATGTGATAGTATTTACGGCACTCGGGCGTGGTAATGAAAAAGCTATGCTTATTTCCACACCCATTCTCTTCATCAGTCAAATGCTATTACTACCTTTATATTTATGGTTCTTCATTGGTGATGAAGCAGCAAATATTGTTGATCCACAGCCGTTCTTAGAGGCATTTTTGGAACTTATCGTTATACCACTACTACTAGCTATTGCCCTGCAATTATTTGAAAAGAAATCATCTGCTGGAAATAAATTAATTAATCTTTCTGCGTGTCTTCCTGTTCCATTTATGGCGTTAACTCTTTTTGTTGTTGTATCCTCTCAAATAGGAAAATTATCTACATCCATTGATTGGATTATAAGGGTCATCCCCATTTATATTGCCTTTATGATTATTATGCCTTTTATCTCTAGATTAATTGCAAAATGGTTCAAACTTGATATTGAGTCTGGTAGAGCATTAATTTTTAGCGGTTCTACACGTAATTCACTTGTTGTGCTTCCACTAGCTTTATCTTTGCCAGATCACTTAAGTACACTAGTAGCCGCCATTATTGTCACACAAACCATTGTTGAAATTATTGGGGAAATAATTTATATTCGTGTAGTTCCGAATCTAATTTTACGCAAATAG
- a CDS encoding DUF2975 domain-containing protein encodes MNSKLDSTFFLKVVAFLIGIAILAVCIFLLPEAATRDAIVHPGDYSIYPLLICAYGVCITFSVALYQAYKLLSYIDSNNAFSELSLKSLKVIKKCAFTIIFLILLVIVYLRVYAMFTGDDPAGPIALGLIGILATAIIAAIMDVLQKPLKNILEKKK; translated from the coding sequence ATGAATAGTAAACTAGATTCAACTTTTTTCTTAAAGGTTGTTGCTTTTCTTATTGGAATTGCGATACTTGCCGTATGTATATTTTTGTTGCCTGAAGCAGCCACAAGAGATGCTATTGTGCATCCAGGAGATTACTCGATATATCCGTTGTTAATATGTGCTTATGGAGTATGCATTACGTTTTCTGTAGCTTTGTATCAAGCATATAAACTATTGAGTTATATCGATAGTAACAACGCTTTTTCCGAGTTATCCCTTAAATCCTTGAAGGTTATAAAAAAATGCGCTTTTACAATTATTTTCTTAATTTTATTAGTAATAGTTTACTTAAGGGTGTATGCCATGTTCACGGGTGATGACCCAGCAGGTCCAATAGCACTTGGACTAATTGGGATATTAGCAACAGCTATCATCGCTGCCATTATGGACGTACTTCAAAAGCCATTAAAAAATATCCTAGAAAAAAAGAAATAA
- a CDS encoding ISL3 family transposase — protein sequence MHSYSIKDLWDLPELKIIATTKINHQIFIDVMPIKSKQACPICAFENTTRRGIGYVRKVRHLEAFGCPVYLNLPAIRMSCTACFAHFVWAYECVAPKKRYTKAFEATLPKQAIGSTITHTSRVANTPATTVARIVRSWKMEEATRVQKICQKKALACHNLVLGIDDFAIRKGHTYNTGLHDLRGGTFLDVIPRRRIEELHAYFNTQSTLCALKPVAIVMDLAKAYHTFAKKMYPEAIRIADRYHVNRYVTEALQAVRKSVQKQLAPYAKKDLKQHFRILGKRRDQLKNDEKNSLHRLLQYAEILHQVYSWKEAFIEWYDCSSTYELAKKGFERWLTQGTTIKHPAVESCLLTMRNWQEEICNYHQLRFTNAAVEGKNNLIKALQRRHFFTRNPQHYKEAILLECNAEWIQYGS from the coding sequence ATGCACTCTTATTCTATCAAGGATTTATGGGATTTACCAGAACTAAAAATTATCGCAACCACTAAAATAAATCACCAAATTTTCATTGATGTCATGCCAATTAAATCTAAACAGGCCTGTCCCATTTGTGCATTTGAAAATACGACTCGTCGCGGAATCGGCTATGTTCGAAAAGTGCGTCATCTCGAAGCGTTTGGTTGCCCTGTTTATTTGAATTTACCTGCCATTCGTATGTCATGTACAGCTTGTTTTGCACATTTTGTATGGGCATATGAGTGTGTGGCACCGAAAAAACGATACACAAAGGCATTTGAAGCCACGCTGCCGAAGCAGGCAATCGGCTCTACCATCACGCATACATCACGTGTGGCAAACACACCCGCTACAACCGTTGCGCGTATCGTCCGTTCATGGAAAATGGAGGAAGCCACACGTGTCCAAAAAATTTGTCAGAAAAAAGCATTGGCGTGTCACAATCTCGTGCTAGGCATTGATGATTTTGCCATTCGTAAAGGGCATACGTATAACACGGGTCTCCACGATTTACGTGGTGGCACATTTTTAGATGTTATTCCTAGACGAAGAATCGAGGAATTACACGCCTATTTCAATACACAATCTACTCTTTGTGCGCTAAAGCCTGTCGCGATTGTCATGGATTTGGCAAAGGCCTATCATACGTTTGCGAAAAAGATGTATCCGGAAGCGATTCGTATTGCGGATCGTTATCATGTCAATCGTTACGTAACTGAAGCGCTTCAAGCCGTACGAAAATCCGTTCAAAAGCAGCTAGCACCGTATGCTAAAAAGGACCTTAAGCAACACTTCCGAATTCTTGGTAAACGACGTGATCAATTGAAGAATGATGAAAAAAATAGCCTACACCGACTGCTTCAATACGCTGAAATCCTCCATCAAGTCTACAGTTGGAAAGAAGCCTTTATCGAATGGTACGACTGTAGCTCCACGTATGAACTGGCGAAAAAAGGCTTCGAACGTTGGTTGACGCAAGGTACTACCATCAAGCATCCAGCCGTGGAATCCTGTCTGTTAACGATGCGCAATTGGCAAGAAGAAATCTGTAATTATCATCAATTACGCTTTACTAATGCGGCAGTAGAAGGGAAAAATAATCTCATTAAAGCGCTGCAAAGACGCCATTTTTTCACGCGCAATCCGCAGCACTATAAAGAGGCAATTTTACTAGAATGCAATGCCGAATGGATTCAGTATGGCTCTTAG
- a CDS encoding IS3 family transposase (programmed frameshift): MSQKRFNKEFKQTVVELYHSGTPVSQLSSEYGVSEVTIYKWIKLHSPIEGAEELTAAEVSSIQKENLRLKQEIENLKKGYDHIREKVTEQELIDHIENESEHYPIQLMCRVLKVPKSTYYQSFHKKPSVYEVENKKITGRICAIHKESDGRYGAPKIHAQLLKEGVKVSIKRVQRLMKKAGIRSNITKKYRPTPTQKPVEERENILEQDFHTTTINEKWVADITYIHTIRDGWCYLASVLDLHSKKIVGYKFGRKMTVDLVVEALDHAVQAQNPSSGLIIHTDLGTQYTSETFQENLKKHEMIPSFSRKGCPYDNACIESFHATLKKEEVYRTRYENYETARVALFQYIEGWYNRKRIHGAIGFLTPVECEDMCRAMA, encoded by the exons ATGAGTCAAAAAAGATTTAATAAAGAATTTAAACAAACTGTTGTGGAGCTTTATCACTCTGGTACACCAGTCAGTCAACTGTCTAGCGAATATGGCGTTTCTGAAGTAACTATTTATAAATGGATTAAGTTACATTCTCCAATCGAAGGTGCAGAAGAATTAACTGCAGCGGAAGTTTCTTCGATTCAAAAAGAAAATCTTCGGTTAAAGCAGGAGATTGAAA ATCTTAAAAAAGGCTATGACCATATTCGCGAAAAAGTAACAGAACAAGAACTCATTGACCATATTGAAAACGAAAGCGAACATTATCCTATTCAATTAATGTGTCGCGTTTTAAAGGTACCCAAAAGTACGTATTATCAGTCTTTCCACAAGAAACCAAGCGTGTACGAAGTTGAAAACAAAAAAATTACAGGACGTATTTGTGCCATTCACAAAGAAAGTGATGGACGATACGGTGCGCCGAAAATACATGCACAGTTACTCAAAGAAGGCGTGAAAGTTAGTATTAAACGCGTACAACGACTCATGAAAAAAGCTGGTATTCGCTCGAACATCACAAAAAAGTACCGTCCGACGCCAACACAAAAGCCCGTGGAAGAACGTGAAAATATACTTGAACAAGATTTCCATACAACGACGATTAATGAAAAATGGGTAGCTGATATTACGTATATCCATACAATCCGCGATGGATGGTGCTACTTGGCGTCGGTTCTTGATTTACATTCGAAGAAAATTGTAGGGTATAAATTCGGACGAAAAATGACCGTAGATTTGGTCGTTGAGGCATTGGATCACGCTGTACAAGCTCAAAATCCATCCTCAGGATTAATCATCCATACCGATTTAGGTACGCAATATACGAGTGAAACATTTCAAGAAAACCTAAAAAAACACGAAATGATTCCGTCGTTCAGCCGTAAAGGATGCCCGTATGATAACGCATGTATCGAGTCTTTTCATGCGACATTGAAAAAAGAAGAAGTCTATCGAACACGCTATGAAAATTATGAAACAGCTAGAGTTGCACTATTTCAATACATTGAAGGTTGGTACAATCGCAAACGAATTCACGGTGCTATAGGCTTTCTAACGCCTGTTGAATGTGAAGATATGTGCCGAGCTATGGCTTAA
- a CDS encoding acetyl-CoA carboxylase carboxyl transferase subunit alpha (catalyzes the carboxylation of acetyl-CoA to malonyl-CoA; forms a tetramer composed of two alpha (AccA) and two beta (AccD) subunits; one of the two catalytic subunits that can form the acetyl CoA carboxylase enzyme together with a carrier protein): MSKNLAFEEPVVQLREKIDELKTIATEANVDMTGEIEKLETRLTQLEQSIYANMKPWDRVQVARHPERPTTLQYIEAMCENFIELHGDRTFGDDAAILGGIALFEGQPVTIVGHQRGKSTKENIRRNFGMPHPEGYRKALRLMKQAEKFKRPIICFIDTKGAYPGKAAEERGPSEAIARTLSEMAILTVPVISIVIGEGGSGGAIALGVANRVFMLENSTYSVISPEGAASILWRDGSLGKQAAEAMRITATDLKELDVIDGIIPEITGGAHRNVAKQAFYIKECINVTLKALNSLNGEQLIEDRYEKFRKIGQYTEA, translated from the coding sequence ATGTCTAAAAATTTAGCTTTTGAAGAACCAGTAGTACAATTACGAGAAAAAATTGATGAATTAAAAACGATTGCTACAGAGGCAAATGTAGACATGACAGGCGAAATCGAAAAGCTTGAAACACGTCTAACACAGCTAGAACAATCTATTTATGCCAATATGAAGCCATGGGATCGTGTACAGGTTGCTAGACATCCAGAACGACCAACAACTTTACAATATATAGAAGCTATGTGTGAAAACTTTATTGAGTTACATGGAGATCGTACATTTGGTGATGATGCAGCTATTCTTGGAGGAATTGCTCTCTTTGAAGGACAGCCCGTAACAATTGTTGGACATCAGCGCGGAAAATCAACTAAAGAAAATATTCGACGAAATTTTGGTATGCCACACCCTGAAGGATATCGTAAGGCATTACGCTTAATGAAGCAAGCTGAGAAATTTAAGCGCCCAATTATTTGTTTTATTGATACAAAAGGAGCCTATCCGGGTAAGGCAGCCGAGGAACGCGGCCCAAGTGAAGCCATTGCTAGAACTCTCTCTGAAATGGCGATTCTAACAGTACCAGTTATTAGTATTGTTATTGGGGAAGGCGGAAGTGGGGGTGCAATTGCATTAGGGGTAGCTAATCGCGTCTTTATGTTAGAGAACTCAACGTATTCGGTTATCTCGCCTGAAGGGGCTGCATCGATCTTATGGCGAGATGGTAGCCTAGGGAAGCAAGCTGCAGAAGCAATGCGGATAACAGCAACTGACTTAAAAGAGCTTGACGTTATTGATGGAATAATCCCTGAAATAACTGGTGGAGCACACCGCAATGTTGCGAAGCAAGCATTTTATATAAAAGAATGTATAAACGTCACACTAAAAGCATTGAATTCCCTAAATGGCGAACAATTAATTGAAGATCGCTATGAGAAATTCAGAAAGATTGGACAATATACAGAAGCTTAA
- a CDS encoding acetyl-CoA carboxylase carboxyl transferase subunit beta, protein MAIRSLFSKKNEDGQEKGFPEGLMTKCPECRHIQLTKELEKNHKVCTKCDHHFKMTAQERVAYFLDEGSFVSMDDHLQTSNPLNFPDYVEKISVAKQQTGLSEAVLTGVGTLDGEEIVVAIMDSHFRMGSMGSVVGEKITRAVEKAIELCVPVIIFTASGGARMQEGILSLMQMVKTSVALKRHSEEGLLFISIMTHPTYGGVSASFASVGDINIAEPQALIGFAGRRVIEETLREKLPNDFQKSEFLLAHGQLDAVFHRKDLRNQVAILVKMHTKGGVQHV, encoded by the coding sequence ATGGCAATACGTAGCTTATTTAGTAAAAAGAATGAGGACGGACAGGAAAAGGGATTTCCAGAAGGACTTATGACAAAATGTCCAGAATGCCGTCACATTCAGTTAACAAAGGAATTAGAAAAAAATCATAAAGTGTGTACAAAATGCGACCATCATTTCAAAATGACTGCACAGGAGCGCGTAGCATATTTCTTAGATGAAGGTTCATTTGTTTCAATGGATGATCATTTACAAACAAGTAATCCACTTAATTTCCCTGATTATGTAGAAAAAATTTCAGTGGCTAAACAACAAACGGGATTAAGCGAAGCTGTACTGACTGGGGTAGGTACTCTTGATGGAGAAGAAATTGTTGTAGCCATTATGGATTCTCATTTCCGCATGGGCTCAATGGGCTCCGTTGTAGGAGAAAAAATCACACGTGCCGTTGAAAAAGCTATTGAATTATGTGTACCGGTTATTATCTTTACTGCTAGTGGTGGAGCGCGCATGCAAGAAGGTATTCTATCATTAATGCAAATGGTAAAAACGAGTGTGGCATTAAAACGTCATAGTGAAGAAGGACTATTATTTATTTCGATCATGACGCACCCTACATACGGTGGCGTTTCAGCAAGCTTTGCTTCTGTTGGAGATATTAATATTGCAGAACCGCAAGCATTGATTGGCTTTGCTGGTCGCCGTGTAATCGAAGAAACATTAAGGGAAAAATTACCAAACGATTTCCAAAAGTCAGAGTTTTTACTAGCGCATGGTCAGCTTGATGCAGTTTTCCATAGAAAGGATTTACGAAACCAAGTAGCAATACTTGTAAAAATGCATACAAAAGGCGGTGTGCAACATGTCTAA